One genomic segment of Pseudomonas fortuita includes these proteins:
- a CDS encoding chemotaxis protein CheB codes for MNGVRAVVIGASAGGVAALFEVLGALPPAFAIPVLCVLHLPDDRHSQLAEVLQRRLHRPVFEAADKAQISSGRIYVAGPGYHLSVEHDLTLSLSQEDPVHFSRPAIDFLFISAADAYGEGLLGVLLTGANEDGARGLSYIKNNGGRTIVQDPRDAQVSLMPEAALALHQPDHILTLSGIGQLLATLEYSAC; via the coding sequence ATGAACGGCGTACGCGCAGTGGTGATCGGCGCCTCGGCGGGCGGTGTGGCGGCATTGTTCGAGGTGCTTGGCGCGCTGCCGCCAGCGTTCGCCATACCTGTGCTTTGCGTGCTGCACCTGCCGGACGACCGCCACAGCCAACTGGCCGAAGTGCTGCAGCGTCGCTTGCATCGCCCGGTATTCGAGGCCGCTGACAAGGCGCAGATCAGCAGCGGGCGGATCTACGTGGCGGGGCCGGGTTACCACCTGTCGGTGGAGCACGACCTCACGCTGTCGCTGAGCCAGGAAGACCCCGTGCATTTCTCCCGTCCAGCGATCGATTTCCTGTTCATCTCGGCGGCCGATGCCTATGGCGAGGGCCTGCTTGGCGTGCTGCTCACCGGTGCCAACGAAGACGGCGCCAGAGGGCTTTCCTATATCAAGAACAACGGGGGCCGCACGATCGTCCAGGACCCTCGCGACGCACAGGTCTCCCTGATGCCGGAGGCCGCCCTGGCCCTGCATCAGCCCGACCATATCCTTACTCTGAGTGGTATCGGGCAGCTGCTCGCGACCTTGGAATACAGCGCATGCTAA
- a CDS encoding CheR family methyltransferase: protein MTSERNTDIEIRLLIEAIYLKYSYDFRNYSGASIKRRILHALRQFDCLTVSALQERVLHDPGMFMQLLQYLTIPVSEMFRDPDHFLAVRNEVVPLLRTWPSIKVWIAGCSTGEEVYSMAILLREEGLLERTIIYATDINPHSLDRAKQGIYSMQSMREYEENYRLAGGRRDFSEYYTAAYGNAIMDSSLRDNVTFADHSLATDSVFSETQLVSCRNVLIYFNKELQDRALGLFHESLCHRGFLVLGSKESVDFSAYSDRFEPLVKPERIFRKS, encoded by the coding sequence TTGACTAGCGAACGTAACACCGACATCGAAATCCGCTTGCTGATCGAGGCCATCTATCTCAAGTACAGCTACGATTTCCGCAACTATTCCGGCGCCTCGATCAAGCGCCGGATCCTGCATGCGCTGCGCCAGTTTGATTGCCTCACGGTGTCGGCGCTGCAGGAGCGCGTGCTGCACGACCCCGGCATGTTCATGCAGTTGCTGCAGTACCTGACGATCCCCGTCAGCGAGATGTTCCGCGACCCTGACCACTTCCTTGCCGTGCGCAACGAAGTGGTGCCGCTGCTGCGTACCTGGCCTTCGATCAAGGTATGGATCGCGGGCTGCAGCACGGGGGAGGAGGTGTATTCCATGGCCATCCTGTTGCGTGAGGAAGGGCTGCTTGAGCGCACCATCATCTACGCCACCGACATCAACCCGCATTCGCTGGACAGGGCCAAGCAGGGGATCTACTCGATGCAGAGCATGCGCGAGTACGAAGAAAACTACCGGCTGGCCGGCGGCCGTCGTGACTTTAGCGAGTACTACACAGCGGCCTATGGCAACGCCATCATGGACAGCAGCCTGCGCGATAACGTGACCTTCGCCGACCACAGCCTGGCCACCGACAGCGTATTCTCCGAGACCCAACTGGTGTCGTGCCGCAATGTGCTGATCTACTTCAACAAAGAGCTGCAGGACCGCGCCCTCGGGCTGTTCCATGAGTCGCTCTGCCATCGGGGTTTCCTGGTGCTGGGCAGCAAGGAGTCGGTGGATTTTTCGGCCTACAGCGATCGTTTCGAGCCGCTGGTCAAGCCCGAACGGATCTTCCGTAAATCATGA